In one Umezawaea sp. Da 62-37 genomic region, the following are encoded:
- a CDS encoding winged helix-turn-helix transcriptional regulator — protein sequence MLARTLRALTRDGFISRTATPTVPIRVTYALTALGTDLTPPSGVVTCADHHSGTIQAACNADPPGPARRDRPALSSWRATPFRVKNLRRPRPDRAFQWCDRPPRGYGCRGRSTWRREAMCRSEMRAWVSSRNRFEWNAWPTTAGSSCT from the coding sequence ATGCTCGCCCGGACCTTGCGCGCCCTCACCCGCGACGGGTTCATCAGCCGCACCGCGACCCCCACCGTGCCGATCCGGGTCACCTACGCGCTGACCGCGCTCGGAACGGACCTGACCCCGCCTTCGGGCGTGGTCACCTGTGCCGACCACCACAGCGGCACGATCCAGGCGGCCTGCAACGCCGACCCGCCCGGTCCCGCCCGCCGTGACCGACCGGCGTTGTCGTCGTGGCGTGCGACACCGTTCCGCGTCAAGAACCTCCGGAGACCGCGCCCTGACCGCGCGTTTCAGTGGTGCGACCGCCCGCCGCGAGGTTACGGTTGTCGTGGGCGGAGTACGTGGCGTCGGGAGGCGATGTGCCGATCAGAGATGCGCGCTTGGGTGAGCAGTCGGAACCGGTTCGAGTGGAACGCGTGGCCCACGACGGCGGGGTCGTCCTGCACGTGA
- a CDS encoding tetratricopeptide repeat protein — protein MRAHREPRPRTQRRAVRQTGTASEHSALHQAARDLHIHAALPPHDGAPGLASAATPHADMGHHLRGRDALLEELVSTTLGGGRTVVLHSAGGFGKTAIASTLARRVEHLVHVWWVDATTSRSLLDDLREVALGAGAPRSAVRRAWNGERSAPDLLWSALRGLGERWLLVVDNADDTTVLDAGDNHVRTGRGWIRTPPRFGAVVITSRDGNVESWGTQATITPVSALRRQDGAAVLNELAPRAGDHRQAALLSEALAGLPLALKLVGRFLDSTDTISLPGAEGPRTFDEYRTALHDHFGDAIGTLTPVAGGPHQDCLGSTWERSLDLLHDRGHSLARPLLRLLATFAPAPIPCPLLDAAALAGTAPFGDLTPGRLAAGLTALAGVGLIDVHHDHRRGLDTITLHPLIRDVTRHYPEVLDHDHGEARLALLHTATARTNAADPSTWPLWRALLPHCEHEADDPGAPVGRRRMLSDIHHGAAGFAYEHGHHITAERLYHRALRTRASALGPKHPDSLATRHNLAVLLADRGDHDEARRSLEDVLTDCTTVLGAEHPDTLATRRTLACLHRDRGDHDTAEAELRRIAGVQRRLLGATHPDTLITRYEIAVLHHHRGRTGVAASCLRALLRDQRRALGDHHAHTLITEHRLVAYGGTDLRGTDLRHVVVLAVSALGAAHPIALNARNSFAAALHAEHPGPAETEFRRIVELQSATLGSRHVETIAAQHNLDIVTRHPSATLPSVAERGRRVPRRVPNTGQSLGDRRDRVGVVDPSIAVSGPAAAQPFPSAADFQQHLVPSAALVGFEQGP, from the coding sequence ATGAGAGCCCATCGCGAACCACGTCCCAGGACGCAACGACGAGCCGTCCGGCAGACCGGAACGGCCTCCGAGCACTCGGCGCTCCACCAGGCCGCCCGAGACCTCCACATCCACGCCGCACTCCCACCGCACGACGGCGCGCCCGGCCTCGCGTCCGCCGCCACACCCCACGCGGACATGGGGCACCACCTCCGAGGTCGCGACGCGCTCCTCGAAGAACTGGTGTCCACCACGTTGGGCGGCGGCCGAACCGTCGTGCTCCACAGCGCGGGCGGATTCGGCAAGACCGCCATCGCGTCGACCCTGGCCCGTCGCGTCGAACACCTCGTCCACGTGTGGTGGGTCGACGCGACCACCTCCCGGTCACTGCTCGACGACCTGAGGGAAGTGGCGTTGGGCGCGGGCGCACCGCGCTCGGCGGTCCGCCGGGCCTGGAACGGGGAACGATCGGCACCGGATCTGCTGTGGTCCGCACTGCGCGGGCTGGGCGAGCGGTGGCTGCTGGTGGTGGACAACGCCGACGACACCACCGTCCTGGACGCGGGGGACAACCACGTCCGCACCGGTCGTGGCTGGATCAGGACACCCCCGCGGTTCGGTGCGGTCGTGATCACCAGCCGGGACGGGAACGTCGAGTCCTGGGGGACGCAAGCGACCATCACACCCGTTTCCGCCCTGCGACGACAAGACGGCGCCGCCGTGCTGAACGAACTCGCGCCCCGTGCCGGGGACCACCGCCAGGCCGCCCTGCTCTCCGAAGCGCTCGCCGGCCTGCCCCTGGCGCTCAAGCTGGTCGGCCGTTTCCTCGACTCCACCGACACCATCAGCCTGCCTGGCGCCGAAGGGCCGCGGACGTTCGACGAGTACCGGACCGCACTGCACGACCACTTCGGCGACGCGATCGGCACCCTGACCCCCGTCGCGGGCGGCCCGCACCAGGACTGCCTCGGCAGCACCTGGGAAAGGTCGCTCGACCTGCTCCACGACCGCGGCCACTCCCTCGCACGCCCGCTGCTGCGCCTGCTGGCGACCTTCGCCCCCGCCCCGATCCCGTGCCCGCTGCTCGACGCCGCGGCTCTGGCGGGCACGGCTCCCTTCGGTGATCTCACACCGGGCAGGCTCGCGGCCGGGTTGACGGCCCTGGCCGGGGTCGGCCTCATCGACGTCCACCACGACCACCGCCGCGGACTCGACACGATCACCCTGCACCCGCTCATCCGGGACGTGACCCGGCACTACCCCGAGGTCCTCGACCACGACCACGGCGAAGCCCGACTCGCCCTGCTGCACACCGCCACCGCGCGCACCAACGCAGCCGACCCGTCGACCTGGCCGCTGTGGCGGGCCCTGCTGCCGCACTGCGAACACGAGGCCGACGATCCCGGCGCGCCCGTCGGACGGCGTCGCATGCTTTCGGACATCCACCACGGCGCGGCGGGCTTCGCCTACGAGCACGGTCACCACATCACGGCGGAACGGCTCTACCACCGAGCCCTCCGCACCAGAGCGTCCGCGCTCGGCCCGAAGCACCCCGACAGCCTCGCCACCCGGCACAACCTCGCCGTCCTCCTCGCCGACCGCGGTGACCACGACGAAGCCCGCCGCAGCCTCGAGGACGTCCTCACCGACTGCACGACGGTGCTGGGCGCGGAACACCCCGACACGCTCGCCACCCGGCGCACCCTCGCCTGCCTGCACAGGGATCGCGGCGACCACGACACCGCCGAAGCCGAACTCCGCCGGATCGCGGGCGTCCAAAGACGACTGCTGGGCGCCACCCACCCCGACACGTTGATCACGCGCTACGAAATAGCCGTGCTGCACCACCACCGAGGCCGAACCGGCGTCGCGGCGAGCTGCCTGCGCGCCCTGCTCCGCGACCAGCGCCGCGCGCTCGGCGACCACCACGCGCACACCTTGATCACCGAACACCGCTTGGTCGCGTACGGGGGGACCGACCTGCGCGGGACGGATCTCCGCCACGTCGTGGTCCTCGCGGTCTCGGCGCTGGGTGCGGCGCACCCGATCGCGCTGAACGCGCGGAACAGCTTCGCCGCGGCACTGCACGCGGAGCATCCCGGTCCGGCCGAGACCGAATTCCGCCGGATCGTCGAACTCCAAAGCGCGACGCTCGGTTCACGGCACGTGGAAACCATTGCCGCGCAACACAATCTCGACATCGTCACGCGGCACCCTTCGGCCACGCTGCCCTCGGTCGCGGAGCGCGGTCGAAGGGTGCCGCGAAGAGTTCCGAACACCGGCCAGAGCCTCGGCGATCGCCGTGACCGGGTCGGGGTCGTGGATCCCTCGATCGCGGTAAGCGGACCTGCCGCTGCGCAACCGTTTCCCTCCGCAGCGGACTTCCAGCAGCACCTTGTCCCGAGCGCGGCGCTGGTCGGGTTCGAACAGGGCCCGTGA
- a CDS encoding BTAD domain-containing putative transcriptional regulator, which yields MQFRVLGPVQLVHGDLEIPIARAKQRHALGVLLLAQGRPVTTETMMAALWGDVRPPLVRKSLQSYISKLRLTLRSAKCTAQLHTRDGTYLLSTPDDDLDYAQSLELLDSGRRAMQRGFLDDAAHRLHRAIEPWLRGSPVQGLNTIWMELRREDLQSRLLSCRHALISVELLRKQYNEALDMTDELIGDNEFDKTLISQRLSALNGCGYYEEFDTYWQRMRNSGLEAFGTEPDTDLRNLHTRLLRERDGYHLFHSPVTVTAMPIPTPAQLPAPSAGFTGRKDELDTLDEALVRTRATRPYALPVLAVVGGAATGKTALAVQWSQINRRHFSDGQLFADLSGFDATAPADPFAVLADFLIALGLSHGQLPDTTERRASRFRSMVDGRQMLVLLDNARNTDQIRPLLPGSSSCVVVVTSRYRLPDLVKRHGARRVTLEPLTRSEGVTLLRQSVESDRVTPESTALPAVVDLCEGLPGLLRVVAEVLDERPHLGLDDLVADLRRSEEHVLLLSGGEEDPITVDTQLSWSYSALASRTARTLRLVSLHFADRFGAGDTAALADVEVNEAQRHLNALWSVHLLQQSGHQRYHFRGLDLAFARRRLRQDHHGTEQQAALRRLLDWYLHTATNATRALLTSTGDAAPKTSAAEPRTFTTAADALLWLRTEHDNLVAAVRQAVTLRTPHVWLLPEALHPYLALTESLAEWGGTYVVAMRSAREAGDDRSELMACLALASVARATSRDDEAGSHLTRALGMARSHGFDEQAALALRELGMLSHLRGDSSLGFRLCHEAWQSDAATGNPAGEAASLHCLGVIRSDRRDYEQARSDLERALDARASLGLRLDLATTCRQLGVLHSERQELDRAMDYCGRVVDIGERHTAHRRDLAAALLVLGEIEHHRGHHFTALTHLHRSLALCHPLNDKAHAARTLDLLGEALHALGKREDAGEEWEQALLLLTDLEDPHARHVQERLADLASQLRAPPREITVSPEQRNDQTT from the coding sequence GTGCAGTTCCGCGTCCTGGGGCCGGTCCAACTCGTCCACGGCGATCTCGAGATCCCGATCGCGCGCGCCAAGCAGCGGCACGCCCTGGGCGTACTGCTGCTCGCCCAGGGGCGCCCCGTGACGACCGAGACGATGATGGCCGCGCTGTGGGGTGACGTGCGCCCGCCATTGGTGCGCAAGAGCCTGCAGAGCTACATCAGCAAACTGCGCCTCACCTTGAGGTCCGCGAAGTGCACCGCGCAGCTGCACACCCGTGACGGGACCTACCTGCTCAGCACTCCCGACGACGACCTCGACTACGCCCAGAGCCTCGAACTGCTGGACTCCGGGCGCCGGGCCATGCAGCGCGGATTCCTCGACGACGCGGCGCACCGGCTGCACCGCGCGATCGAGCCCTGGCTGCGGGGCTCCCCCGTCCAGGGGCTCAACACGATCTGGATGGAACTGCGCCGCGAGGATCTGCAATCCCGCCTGTTGTCGTGCAGGCACGCCTTGATCAGCGTCGAACTGCTGCGGAAGCAGTACAACGAAGCACTCGACATGACGGACGAACTCATCGGCGACAACGAGTTCGACAAAACCCTCATCAGCCAGCGGCTCTCCGCGTTGAACGGATGTGGGTACTACGAGGAATTCGACACCTATTGGCAGCGCATGAGGAATTCGGGGCTCGAGGCGTTCGGAACGGAACCCGACACCGATCTGCGGAATCTGCACACCCGGCTGCTCCGGGAACGCGACGGCTACCACCTCTTCCACTCCCCCGTGACCGTCACGGCGATGCCGATTCCCACACCGGCGCAACTGCCCGCCCCCTCGGCCGGTTTCACGGGCCGGAAGGACGAGCTCGACACGCTGGACGAGGCGTTGGTAAGGACGAGGGCGACCAGGCCCTACGCCCTTCCCGTCCTGGCCGTCGTCGGCGGCGCGGCGACGGGCAAGACAGCCCTGGCGGTGCAGTGGTCCCAGATCAACCGACGCCACTTCTCCGACGGTCAGCTCTTCGCCGATCTTTCCGGCTTCGACGCCACGGCCCCGGCGGACCCGTTCGCCGTGCTGGCGGACTTCCTCATCGCCCTCGGCCTGTCGCACGGCCAACTTCCCGACACCACCGAACGCCGTGCCTCCCGGTTCCGCAGCATGGTCGACGGGCGTCAGATGCTGGTCCTGCTCGACAACGCCCGCAACACCGACCAGATCCGTCCGCTCCTGCCCGGAAGCTCGTCATGCGTCGTCGTGGTGACGAGCCGATACCGACTCCCCGACCTCGTCAAGCGCCACGGTGCGCGTCGCGTCACGCTGGAACCGCTCACCCGGTCCGAGGGTGTGACCCTGTTGCGGCAGAGCGTGGAGAGCGACCGCGTCACGCCCGAGTCGACCGCCCTGCCCGCCGTGGTCGACCTGTGCGAAGGGCTGCCGGGGCTTTTGCGCGTGGTGGCCGAAGTCCTGGACGAGCGCCCGCACCTCGGCCTCGACGACCTCGTGGCGGACCTGCGGCGATCGGAGGAGCACGTCCTCCTCCTCTCGGGCGGCGAGGAGGACCCGATCACGGTGGACACCCAGTTGTCGTGGTCGTACTCGGCCCTGGCTTCCCGGACGGCGCGGACGCTGCGCCTGGTGAGCCTGCACTTCGCGGACCGGTTCGGCGCCGGCGACACCGCGGCCTTGGCGGACGTCGAGGTCAACGAAGCCCAGCGGCACCTCAACGCCCTGTGGTCGGTCCACCTCCTGCAGCAGTCGGGCCATCAGCGCTACCACTTCCGCGGTCTCGACCTCGCCTTCGCGCGCCGTCGGCTCCGACAGGACCACCACGGGACCGAACAGCAGGCCGCGCTGCGCCGATTGCTCGACTGGTACCTGCACACCGCCACCAACGCCACCCGTGCGCTGCTCACGTCCACGGGCGATGCCGCTCCGAAGACCTCCGCGGCCGAGCCGCGCACCTTCACCACCGCGGCCGATGCCCTGCTGTGGCTTCGAACCGAGCACGACAACCTCGTCGCCGCCGTCCGCCAGGCCGTCACCCTGCGCACGCCGCACGTGTGGCTCCTACCCGAGGCGCTGCACCCCTACCTGGCGTTGACCGAGTCCCTGGCCGAGTGGGGTGGGACGTACGTGGTCGCGATGCGGTCGGCACGCGAAGCCGGTGACGACCGCAGCGAGCTGATGGCCTGCCTCGCCCTCGCCTCGGTGGCTCGCGCGACGAGTCGGGATGACGAGGCTGGCAGCCACCTCACCCGCGCGCTGGGCATGGCGCGCTCGCACGGGTTCGACGAACAAGCGGCCTTGGCGCTGCGGGAGTTGGGCATGCTCTCGCACCTCCGAGGGGATTCGTCACTCGGTTTCAGGCTCTGCCACGAAGCCTGGCAGTCCGATGCCGCGACGGGCAACCCGGCAGGTGAGGCCGCGTCACTGCACTGCCTCGGCGTGATCCGATCCGACCGCCGCGACTACGAGCAGGCGCGGTCCGACCTCGAGCGGGCGCTGGACGCGCGCGCGTCCCTGGGGCTGCGCCTGGACCTCGCGACGACCTGTCGACAGCTCGGTGTCCTCCACAGCGAGCGCCAGGAGCTCGACCGGGCGATGGACTACTGCGGTCGCGTGGTCGACATCGGGGAGCGCCACACCGCCCACCGCCGGGACCTGGCCGCGGCGCTGCTGGTGCTGGGCGAGATCGAGCACCACCGCGGGCACCACTTCACCGCTCTCACCCATCTGCACCGCTCGCTGGCCCTGTGCCACCCGCTCAACGACAAGGCCCACGCCGCCCGAACGCTCGACCTGCTGGGCGAGGCGCTGCACGCACTGGGCAAGCGCGAGGACGCGGGCGAGGAGTGGGAACAGGCGCTGCTGCTGCTCACCGATCTCGAGGATCCGCACGCGCGGCACGTCCAGGAGCGGCTTGCCGATCTGGCGTCCCAGCTCCGGGCGCCTCCTCGGGAGATCACCGTCTCCCCGGAGCAGCGGAACGACCAGACCACCTGA
- a CDS encoding TetR/AcrR family transcriptional regulator, which yields MPSADRRLDPRRKPSQVRGELTRERILTAAAHVFAEHGYAAGTTNRIAERARVSIGSLYQYFPNKDSILAEILIQHIDRGSWPDVDDLDFSPGTLQAVVRAFIRDAIDNHSDDPRLLRVMIEEAPVSQELLDTIDRHGKLRIAQIRDVIVRHPDIHVGDPDVAADIILFTVEMNTHKFMAAPRTASAETFEEELVAMVTRYLRGDG from the coding sequence ATGCCCTCGGCAGATCGACGCCTAGACCCACGTCGCAAGCCCAGCCAGGTGCGCGGCGAACTCACCCGCGAGCGCATCCTCACCGCGGCTGCTCACGTTTTCGCCGAGCACGGCTACGCCGCGGGCACCACCAACCGCATCGCCGAACGCGCCCGCGTCTCCATCGGCTCGCTGTACCAGTACTTCCCGAACAAGGACTCCATCCTCGCCGAGATCCTGATCCAGCACATCGACCGCGGCTCCTGGCCCGACGTCGACGACCTCGACTTCTCACCGGGCACGCTGCAGGCGGTGGTCAGGGCGTTCATCCGCGACGCGATCGACAACCACAGCGACGACCCCCGGCTGCTCAGGGTGATGATCGAGGAGGCGCCGGTCTCCCAGGAACTGCTCGACACCATCGACCGCCACGGCAAGCTGCGCATCGCCCAGATCCGCGACGTCATCGTCCGGCACCCCGACATCCACGTGGGCGACCCCGACGTCGCCGCGGACATCATCCTGTTCACCGTGGAGATGAACACCCACAAGTTCATGGCCGCCCCGCGAACCGCCTCCGCCGAGACGTTCGAGGAGGAACTGGTCGCCATGGTGACCCGGTACCTGCGGGGGGATGGGTAG
- a CDS encoding siderophore-interacting protein, producing MRLPESRTMITLEVRRRESLSPGFASVTLGGPALRDLAVVGGDQTVRLFFPREGQAALRMPTASSEAWMAQVLVMPKSVRPLVRNLTIRRARPAEGEVDIEFALHGDSPMSSWVRRVRPGDQAGVFDMGTTYRRPEDARAQLLVGDGTALPAILAILDQAPPGLASEVYLEVPTAADVRDVPTAPGMRIHWSVRDDVADRRPGSAVLEAVRRAEVPPGRVYAWVAGESRLATSVRRHLVNDRGVPKADISFAGYWRHGWSAKG from the coding sequence GTGCGCTTGCCCGAGTCGCGCACGATGATCACGCTGGAGGTGCGCCGCCGCGAGTCGCTGTCGCCGGGCTTCGCCAGCGTCACGCTCGGCGGTCCGGCGCTGCGGGACCTGGCGGTGGTCGGCGGCGACCAGACCGTCCGGCTGTTCTTCCCGCGCGAGGGCCAGGCCGCGCTGCGCATGCCGACCGCGTCGAGCGAGGCGTGGATGGCCCAGGTGCTGGTGATGCCGAAGTCCGTCCGCCCGCTGGTCCGGAACCTGACGATCCGCCGCGCCCGACCCGCCGAGGGCGAGGTGGACATCGAGTTCGCCCTGCACGGCGACTCCCCCATGTCGTCGTGGGTGCGCCGGGTGCGGCCGGGTGACCAGGCGGGCGTCTTCGACATGGGCACCACCTACCGGCGGCCGGAGGACGCGCGGGCGCAGCTGCTCGTGGGCGATGGGACCGCGCTGCCCGCCATCCTCGCGATCCTCGACCAAGCGCCGCCCGGCCTGGCCTCGGAGGTCTACCTGGAGGTGCCGACCGCGGCCGACGTGCGGGACGTGCCGACCGCACCGGGGATGCGGATCCACTGGTCGGTCCGCGACGACGTCGCGGACCGTCGACCGGGATCCGCCGTGCTGGAAGCGGTCCGGCGCGCGGAGGTGCCGCCCGGCCGCGTGTACGCGTGGGTCGCGGGCGAGTCCCGGCTGGCCACGTCCGTGCGCAGGCACCTCGTCAACGACCGCGGTGTCCCGAAGGCGGACATCTCGTTCGCGGGGTACTGGCGGCACGGCTGGTCGGCGAAGGGCTGA
- a CDS encoding 2Fe-2S iron-sulfur cluster-binding protein — protein MTTVDEVEAALGKASPMIALKQISALDEGCRTILAHSPLAGFGYRGADGVSRTTFIGGAPGFARVHSPTRISFTLPDGEAHGPVSFVFLLPGVGETLRVNGSVAKRKGVETFVDIQEAYVHCAQAVIRSRLWQPPAPAGPAPEVVGAGPLGGPGVAEFVAAAPFLALSTWDSADGGDTSPRGDQPTVARILDGRTLVIADRKGNKRADSLHNLVQDDRISFAALVPGRTGVLHVSGRGSITDDPALLATMALRGNPPHAALLVDVDHAEVTANDAVARSRVWAAATHLDRGTAPDLMVLAGDHLAANMANADKGLLARVLKVVAKTPGIGRVLRRAMNLAYGSGLRKEGYDDVAVDSRRPKGAGAEAVAAAPLREVRIAEVRRETPSAVTLVLEDAGNPGPFDFRPGQFFTLVLDIDGRPVRRAYSASSAPGASRLEVTVKQVDNGRFSTRVHSLRAGDRLSVRGPSGSFHADPAAAHDVVMIAAGSGVTPMMSMIRTLLPAPEAGRISLLCSNRDEEEVIFADDLLRLEQENPRRLSVTHVLTRQRGRLDAAGVRGWLTGLGASEDARYYLCGPEALVDVVQGVLTELGVPEDRVHHERYTSGADTTTATTTPQEMVVLDGAHDVGTAVVEPGQTLLDAGLAAGLPMPYSCTVGSCGDCMVKLRTGEVAMNGPNCLTPRQKADGYVLACVGCPLSKVTLDIAEP, from the coding sequence ATGACCACGGTCGACGAGGTCGAGGCCGCCCTGGGGAAGGCGTCCCCGATGATCGCGCTGAAGCAGATCAGCGCCCTGGACGAGGGCTGCCGGACGATCCTGGCGCACAGCCCGCTCGCGGGCTTCGGCTACCGCGGCGCCGACGGCGTCAGCCGCACGACGTTCATCGGCGGCGCGCCGGGGTTCGCGCGCGTCCACTCGCCCACGCGGATCTCGTTCACCCTGCCCGACGGCGAGGCGCACGGCCCGGTGTCGTTCGTGTTCCTCCTGCCGGGTGTCGGGGAGACGTTGCGGGTCAACGGTTCCGTGGCCAAGCGGAAGGGTGTCGAGACGTTCGTCGACATCCAGGAGGCGTACGTGCACTGCGCGCAGGCCGTCATCCGCTCGCGCCTGTGGCAGCCGCCCGCCCCGGCCGGGCCCGCGCCCGAGGTGGTGGGCGCGGGGCCGCTTGGCGGTCCCGGCGTCGCGGAGTTCGTCGCCGCCGCCCCGTTCCTCGCACTGTCCACCTGGGACTCCGCGGACGGCGGTGACACCAGTCCGCGCGGGGACCAGCCGACCGTCGCGCGGATCCTCGACGGCCGGACGCTGGTCATCGCCGACCGCAAGGGCAACAAGCGCGCCGACAGCCTCCACAACCTCGTCCAGGACGACCGGATCTCGTTCGCCGCCCTGGTCCCCGGCCGGACCGGTGTGCTGCACGTCAGCGGCCGGGGCTCGATCACCGACGATCCGGCGCTGCTGGCGACGATGGCCCTGCGCGGCAATCCCCCGCACGCGGCGCTGCTCGTCGACGTCGACCACGCCGAGGTGACCGCCAACGACGCCGTGGCGCGCTCACGGGTGTGGGCCGCGGCCACGCACCTCGACCGCGGCACCGCGCCGGACCTGATGGTGCTGGCCGGTGACCACCTCGCCGCGAACATGGCCAACGCGGACAAGGGCCTGCTGGCGCGCGTGCTCAAGGTCGTCGCGAAGACCCCCGGCATCGGCCGGGTGCTGCGGCGGGCGATGAACCTGGCCTACGGGTCCGGGCTGCGCAAGGAGGGCTACGACGACGTCGCGGTCGACTCGCGGCGACCGAAGGGCGCTGGCGCCGAGGCCGTGGCGGCGGCCCCGTTGCGGGAGGTGCGGATCGCCGAGGTGCGCCGGGAGACGCCCAGCGCGGTCACCCTCGTGCTGGAGGACGCCGGGAACCCCGGCCCGTTCGACTTCCGGCCGGGGCAGTTCTTCACCCTGGTCCTGGACATCGACGGCAGACCGGTGCGGCGCGCCTACTCCGCGTCCTCGGCGCCGGGGGCGTCGCGACTGGAGGTCACGGTCAAGCAGGTCGACAACGGCCGGTTCTCCACCCGCGTCCACAGCCTGCGCGCCGGGGACCGGCTGTCGGTGCGCGGCCCGTCCGGGTCGTTCCACGCCGATCCGGCGGCGGCGCACGACGTGGTCATGATCGCCGCGGGCAGCGGTGTCACGCCGATGATGAGCATGATCCGCACCCTGCTGCCCGCGCCGGAGGCGGGCCGGATCTCGTTGCTGTGCAGCAATCGCGACGAGGAGGAGGTCATCTTCGCCGACGACCTCCTCCGGCTGGAGCAGGAGAACCCGCGGCGGTTGTCCGTCACGCACGTCCTGACGCGGCAACGCGGACGGCTCGACGCCGCCGGTGTGCGCGGCTGGCTCACCGGACTGGGGGCGTCGGAGGACGCCCGGTACTACCTGTGCGGGCCCGAGGCGCTGGTGGACGTCGTCCAGGGCGTCCTCACCGAACTCGGTGTGCCGGAGGACCGCGTGCACCACGAGCGCTACACCAGCGGGGCGGACACGACCACCGCGACCACCACGCCGCAGGAGATGGTCGTCCTGGACGGTGCCCACGACGTGGGCACGGCGGTGGTCGAGCCCGGTCAGACGCTCCTCGACGCCGGGCTCGCGGCGGGTCTGCCCATGCCCTACTCGTGCACGGTCGGCAGCTGCGGCGACTGCATGGTGAAGCTGCGCACCGGGGAGGTCGCGATGAACGGGCCGAACTGCCTGACGCCGCGGCAGAAGGCCGACGGCTACGTCCTGGCCTGCGTGGGCTGCCCGCTGTCCAAGGTCACCCTGGACATCGCCGAGCCATGA
- a CDS encoding 12-oxophytodienoate reductase, with the protein MPTRAAQLFSRPLDLGGLTIPNRIVMAPMTRFDSPDGVPSDDLAAYYARRAANGVGLVITESVYVDHPSAGQLDNGSRMYGDAALAGWSRAVRAVHAEGGLVFAQLQHIGMVRKAGDPPHPEAPAVGPSGVPMDGAVDPSGLPVDDNPRRGRAMTQDDIDDVVRAFAEGAATAARLGFDGVELHGAHGYLIDQFFWSRSNRRTDAYGGGTGSRARFAAEVVAEVVAAVRGAVPAGFPVVVRLSQWKSNDFDARSFDTPEDLGVVLDKLADAGADAFHASTRRYWQPAFAGSDLNLAGWTKKLSGKPAITVGSVGLDNDFWNSLTGEAVATTGIDGLLDRLESDEFDLVAIGRPLIADPEWAAKMLTGRKNEITAFTAAALGSVH; encoded by the coding sequence GTGCCCACTCGTGCAGCCCAGCTGTTCTCCCGTCCGCTCGACCTGGGCGGGCTCACCATCCCCAACCGGATCGTCATGGCCCCGATGACCCGCTTCGACTCCCCGGACGGGGTCCCGAGCGACGACCTGGCCGCCTACTACGCCCGGCGCGCGGCCAACGGCGTGGGCCTGGTCATCACCGAGAGCGTCTACGTCGACCACCCGTCGGCCGGGCAGCTGGACAACGGGTCGCGGATGTACGGCGACGCCGCGCTGGCTGGCTGGTCGCGGGCCGTGCGGGCCGTCCACGCGGAGGGCGGCCTGGTCTTCGCGCAGCTCCAGCACATCGGCATGGTCCGCAAGGCCGGCGACCCGCCCCACCCGGAGGCCCCCGCGGTCGGCCCTTCCGGCGTGCCGATGGACGGTGCCGTCGACCCCTCCGGCCTGCCCGTGGACGACAACCCGCGCAGGGGACGCGCGATGACGCAGGACGACATCGACGACGTCGTCCGCGCCTTCGCCGAAGGGGCCGCCACCGCCGCGCGACTCGGCTTCGACGGCGTCGAACTGCACGGCGCGCACGGCTACCTCATCGACCAGTTCTTCTGGTCGCGCTCCAACCGCCGCACCGACGCCTACGGCGGTGGCACCGGCTCCCGCGCCCGGTTCGCCGCCGAGGTCGTCGCCGAGGTCGTCGCCGCGGTCCGCGGCGCGGTCCCGGCGGGGTTCCCGGTCGTTGTCCGGCTGTCGCAGTGGAAGAGCAACGACTTCGACGCCCGGAGCTTCGACACCCCCGAGGACCTCGGCGTCGTCCTGGACAAGCTCGCCGACGCGGGCGCCGACGCCTTCCACGCGTCCACCCGCCGGTACTGGCAGCCCGCGTTCGCCGGGTCCGACCTGAACCTGGCGGGCTGGACGAAGAAGCTCTCCGGGAAGCCCGCCATCACCGTCGGATCGGTCGGCCTGGACAACGACTTCTGGAACAGCCTGACCGGCGAAGCCGTCGCCACGACCGGCATCGACGGGCTCCTGGACCGCCTGGAATCCGACGAGTTCGACCTGGTCGCCATCGGCAGGCCCCTCATCGCCGACCCGGAGTGGGCGGCCAAGATGCTCACCGGCCGCAAGAACGAGATCACGGCCTTCACGGCGGCGGCGCTCGGCTCCGTCCACTGA